The Thermosipho melanesiensis BI429 sequence TACTAATTTTCCTTTTGCAATAAGCTCTTTTCTTTGTCTTACGCCAAATCTATGTTGCTCATCAATTACAACCAATCCCAAATTTTTAAAATGCACATCTTCCTGTATTAAAGCATGAGTTCCAACAACCACATCTAAATCACCATTTTTAAGCATTTGTTTTATCCTATTTTTCTCAGTTGTTGAAGTCGCCCCTAAAAGCAATGCTACTCTAATCCCAAATCTCGAAAGATGTTCAAACATTTTTTTAAAATTTTGAATAGCCAAAATTGAAGTTGGAACCATTACTGCAGATTGAAATCCTGCTTCATAATTATCCAAAATAGCAAGTTCAGAAACTATTGTTTTTCCTGAACCCACATCTCCTTGTAATAATCTATTCATAGGTTTATCTGATTTTAGATCTTTTTTGATCTCTTCATATGCATTTAACTGAGCATTAGTAAGCTTAAAAGGTAACTGTTTTAATAACTCAGATGATAACTTCCCTTCAAAATTCTTTGAGATACCACCTATATTTTCATTTTCCTTTTTTGAAAGAAAAAACGCAAGTTGTAAATATAATATTTCTTCATATGCTAGTCTAAAACGTGACATTTTTTGATGGTACATACTTAAAGGAAAATGCATTCCCGTATATGCTTGGTAAACATCTAAAAGCCTTCTTTTTCCTTTTAGCTCATCTGGAAGGTAATCTTTAAAATTGTAAATATTATACAAGTTTTCTTTGATTATTCTTCTAATTACATTTTGCTTTATACCTTCTGTTAAAGAATAAACCGGCATAATCTCTCGTGAAGAATTTCCAATAACTTCTATTTCCGGATTATGGATTTCCAAAGTACCATAGAATCCTTTTTTCACCAATCCAAATACATACACTTTCTTTCTCATCAAAGTCTTTAAAACATTTCCTATGTAATCTTGATTAAACCACTTTAAAAGAATTTGATACATTCCATCTGAAAGCACTGCACTCACAATCGAAAGTCCACTTTTTTTTATCTTTTCAACCGCGGACAAGACGCCACTAGTAACTACTTTTTCATCTTCTTTGAGTATAGGTAGAGGCATAACTTTTCTTCTATCTTCATAATCTCTTGGAAAATAATTTAATAAATCTTCAACCGTTTTAACCCCCAATTTCATCAATTTTTCTGCTCTTTTTGGCCCTACTCCTTTTAAATACTTAACGGATAAATCAAGCTCTTTTAAATTTCCCTGCTTTTCTGCTTTGTAAACTAAATACATATCTCTAAACCTTTTAACCATTCCTGGAATAAACTTCATACGTTTTTCTATTCTTTCTCTATTCAAATGCTTCATTTTCACTATATAATCATAAAACTCCTGAAGTCTTTTAGAAACTTCAGGAATATTCTTTAAAGGATCATCTATTTTTTCAAAATTCTCCTCAAAAAATTCTATTAATTCAAAGGAATCTTTTATTCTTTCTACCTTCTCTAAAAAATCTTCTATTAAAAGTGGTATGTACAAACTTTACACTCCTTCTGATAAAATCCTTCCACTATCCATTCTAATTATTCTATTTGCCTTTTTAGCCACATTTGGATCATGAGTTACAATAACAAAAGTTGTATTTAGTTCCCTATTCATATTCAAAATAATATCCATTATTTCCTCACTGTTTTTTGTATCAAGAGCTCCTGTTGGTTCATCAGCCCAAACAATTTTAGGATTATTTATCAAAGCTCTTGCTATTGCAACTCTTTGTTGTTCTCCTCCGGACATCTCACTTGGATAAGCCTTTGCTCTATGAGCAATGTGAAGTTTTTCAAGCCAATCTAATGCCCTTTTTCTTACCTCACTTACTTTTAATTTTTTGGATATTAAAAGTGGTAATTCTACATTTTCAATTGCATTTAACACGGGGATTAAATTGAAAAACTGAAAAATAAATCCCATATACACAGAGCGAAATTTTGTTTTTTCCTCTTCATTCATGCCAGTTAAACTTTTCCCTAGAACTTCTACACTACCAGATGTTAGTTCATCTAACCCTGAAAGACAATTTAAAAGTGTTGTTTTACCGCACCCTGAGGGACCTAAAATCGCTACAATTTCCCCTTCTTCAATTTCAAGATTTATGTCTTTTAATGCTACAACTCTCTCCCTTTTTCCATAAACTTTTGTAAGATTTTTTGCTTTAATAATCATAAACACCACTCCATGTTATAATTTTTCATGTATATTATAACATTAGGAGGGATATTGTGAAAGCCACTATAGTTTTAAACGGAAATACAAACGAAACTTTTATCATTAATTCAGAGACAATTATTGCAGTTGATGGTGGTGCAAAACTTTTAAAAGACAGAGGAATTCTCCCAAAAGCTATTGTAGGAGATATGGATTCTCTTGAAAATGAAATAATAGAGTATTTCAAAAGAAAAAACGTTGAAATAGTTGTATTTCCAGCTGAAAAAGATGAAACAGATTGTGAACTAGCGATCAGATATGCCATAGAAAACGGGTATGATG is a genomic window containing:
- the recG gene encoding ATP-dependent DNA helicase RecG, with translation MYIPLLIEDFLEKVERIKDSFELIEFFEENFEKIDDPLKNIPEVSKRLQEFYDYIVKMKHLNRERIEKRMKFIPGMVKRFRDMYLVYKAEKQGNLKELDLSVKYLKGVGPKRAEKLMKLGVKTVEDLLNYFPRDYEDRRKVMPLPILKEDEKVVTSGVLSAVEKIKKSGLSIVSAVLSDGMYQILLKWFNQDYIGNVLKTLMRKKVYVFGLVKKGFYGTLEIHNPEIEVIGNSSREIMPVYSLTEGIKQNVIRRIIKENLYNIYNFKDYLPDELKGKRRLLDVYQAYTGMHFPLSMYHQKMSRFRLAYEEILYLQLAFFLSKKENENIGGISKNFEGKLSSELLKQLPFKLTNAQLNAYEEIKKDLKSDKPMNRLLQGDVGSGKTIVSELAILDNYEAGFQSAVMVPTSILAIQNFKKMFEHLSRFGIRVALLLGATSTTEKNRIKQMLKNGDLDVVVGTHALIQEDVHFKNLGLVVIDEQHRFGVRQRKELIAKGKLVDTLVMTATPIPRTLSLSVYGDLDVSIIDEMPKGRKPIKTFVVHQTKIDEVYKFIISEVENGGQAYIVYPLIDDSEKLSVKSAVSMHEKLREEYFKDISTALIHGRMSDFEKDEIMYKFSRGEIKILISTSVIEVGIDVPQATVIVIENAERFGLAQLHQLRGRVGRGNKQSYCYLTVGNVSRETLERLNFFASTNDGFKISEYDLKLRGPGEFLGVKQHGLPEFKVADIINDIDIILMAREDAKYIVNNIEKFKTLIEYVKDIYKERLEFLDVG
- a CDS encoding ABC transporter ATP-binding protein: MIIKAKNLTKVYGKRERVVALKDINLEIEEGEIVAILGPSGCGKTTLLNCLSGLDELTSGSVEVLGKSLTGMNEEEKTKFRSVYMGFIFQFFNLIPVLNAIENVELPLLISKKLKVSEVRKRALDWLEKLHIAHRAKAYPSEMSGGEQQRVAIARALINNPKIVWADEPTGALDTKNSEEIMDIILNMNRELNTTFVIVTHDPNVAKKANRIIRMDSGRILSEGV